Proteins from a single region of Dysosmobacter acutus:
- a CDS encoding zinc-ribbon domain-containing protein encodes MRPSLYDFCAGHEQAHLLAQWDDERNAPLTPKDVTYGSHQKVWWRCPQGHSYRSEVRIRVRGTGCPVCAGRAVLPEENSLAAKFPDLLSEWDTEKNSPLLPTQVMPGAHQKVWWRCPKGHSWQASVASRVTSNAGCPFCAGQKVLSGFNDLASLHPQLAEQWDRKKNGALTPEAVSAYSNRRVWWLCDKGHSFCAVIAHRVNRESDCPYCTNRKVLPGFNDLETKEPVIASQWHPTLNGSFTPQQVTPGSSRKAWWLCENGHAWKSVISSRTGKQRCGCPICAGRPLDRCTAILSELPAEPVKISAQTAGSRGEYTL; translated from the coding sequence ATCCGTCCGTCTCTGTACGATTTCTGCGCCGGGCATGAACAAGCTCACCTGCTGGCACAATGGGACGATGAACGCAATGCTCCGCTCACGCCGAAGGATGTGACCTACGGAAGCCACCAAAAGGTATGGTGGCGATGCCCCCAAGGCCATTCCTATCGTTCCGAAGTCAGAATCCGCGTGCGGGGAACGGGCTGTCCCGTCTGCGCGGGCCGCGCTGTTCTGCCGGAGGAAAACTCTCTGGCGGCAAAATTTCCTGATCTGCTTTCGGAGTGGGACACGGAAAAGAATTCTCCGCTGCTGCCGACGCAGGTCATGCCGGGAGCACACCAGAAGGTCTGGTGGAGGTGTCCGAAAGGACATAGCTGGCAGGCGAGCGTTGCCAGCCGCGTCACATCAAACGCAGGCTGTCCGTTCTGCGCGGGACAAAAGGTCCTGTCCGGATTCAATGATCTCGCTTCGCTGCATCCGCAGCTTGCTGAACAGTGGGATCGGAAAAAGAACGGTGCGCTGACGCCGGAGGCGGTGAGCGCATATTCCAATCGCCGCGTGTGGTGGCTCTGTGACAAGGGGCATTCCTTCTGTGCGGTTATCGCCCACCGTGTGAACAGGGAAAGCGATTGTCCGTACTGCACCAACCGCAAGGTCCTGCCGGGATTTAATGATCTGGAGACCAAGGAGCCGGTGATCGCATCGCAGTGGCATCCGACCCTTAACGGCAGTTTCACGCCGCAGCAGGTAACGCCCGGCAGCAGCCGGAAGGCATGGTGGCTGTGTGAAAACGGCCATGCGTGGAAATCGGTCATCAGCAGCCGTACAGGAAAACAGCGCTGTGGCTGTCCGATCTGCGCGGGCAGACCATTGGACCGATGCACAGCAATTTTAAGTGAACTTCCGGCGGAGCCGGTAAAAATAAGTGCCCAAACTGCGGGGAGCCGCGGAGAATATACATTGTAG
- a CDS encoding recombinase family protein: MEYGYARVSTKEQNELRQLIALREFGLTDRAIFVDKQSGKDFDRRSYQRLLRKLKDGDTLVIKSIDRLGRNYEEILEQWRIITKEKSAAIVVLDMPLLDTRRNRDLTGTLIADIVLQLLSYVAQTEREFIHQRQAEGIAAAKARGVKFGRPRKVLPEGFGEVKARWERGELSARAAGKLLGVTHRSFLLWAQDDGCKEIVKKTQTKKKTG, translated from the coding sequence ATGGAATACGGTTATGCAAGAGTTTCTACCAAGGAGCAGAATGAACTGCGTCAGCTCATCGCCCTGCGGGAATTCGGGTTAACGGACCGGGCGATTTTTGTGGACAAGCAGTCCGGCAAGGATTTTGACCGCCGCAGCTACCAGCGGCTGCTGCGCAAACTGAAAGACGGCGACACACTTGTGATCAAGAGCATCGACCGTCTCGGAAGAAACTATGAAGAGATCCTGGAGCAATGGCGCATTATCACCAAGGAGAAGAGTGCGGCCATTGTCGTGCTGGATATGCCTCTGCTTGACACACGGCGGAACCGGGATCTCACCGGAACGCTGATCGCGGACATCGTGCTGCAGCTGCTATCCTATGTGGCGCAGACAGAGCGCGAATTCATTCACCAGCGGCAGGCGGAAGGGATCGCCGCAGCGAAGGCGCGTGGCGTGAAATTTGGCAGGCCCCGCAAGGTGCTGCCGGAAGGGTTCGGCGAAGTCAAAGCACGTTGGGAGCGCGGCGAGCTGTCCGCACGGGCAGCAGGAAAACTGCTGGGCGTCACCCACCGGAGCTTTTTGCTCTGGGCTCAGGATGACGGGTGTAAAGAAATCGTTAAGAAAACGCAGACGAAGAAGAAGACTGGATAA
- a CDS encoding helix-turn-helix domain-containing protein gives MDTRETVALRIRQLCAERKITPNGLANLSAVPQATIKSILNDESKNPGVVTIKKLCDGLEITLGEFFSTPEFDMLEQEIK, from the coding sequence ATGGATACTCGGGAAACTGTTGCACTTCGCATCCGCCAACTTTGCGCAGAACGAAAAATTACGCCGAACGGGTTAGCAAATCTATCTGCTGTTCCTCAGGCAACCATCAAGAGTATCCTTAATGATGAAAGCAAAAATCCGGGCGTCGTGACGATTAAGAAGCTTTGTGATGGTCTTGAGATCACCCTCGGTGAGTTCTTCTCCACACCTGAATTCGATATGCTGGAACAGGAAATCAAATGA
- a CDS encoding helix-turn-helix transcriptional regulator — protein sequence MKNESQYGLLLLQRYLYEHTDDQHPASVADILAFWQECGIQAGRKSVYSAIEVLQSSGMDIVCVKSTQNRYFVGERLFELPELKLLVDAVESSRFITAKKSERLIEKLGKLTSESHARQLDRHIYMEGTAKPENECIYYSVDEIHNAIQEKRQITFQYYEYTPQKEKILKHNGYRYQFSPYALIWSRDCYYAVGWSEKHGKIAQFRVDRMTAVEPLEHTAVQTPDFDPAEYVRKVFGMYPDNLCTVELLCDNEVMRSVIDRFGENVQTETVDEQHFRATVEVAPSPPFFSWVFTFSGKIRIVSPAAVLEEMRDMAAWLK from the coding sequence ATGAAAAATGAATCCCAATACGGCCTGCTGCTATTACAGCGGTATCTGTATGAGCATACGGATGACCAGCATCCGGCCTCTGTGGCGGATATTCTTGCCTTCTGGCAGGAGTGTGGCATTCAGGCGGGGCGCAAGAGCGTATATTCCGCTATTGAAGTCTTGCAAAGCAGCGGTATGGACATCGTATGCGTCAAAAGCACCCAGAATCGATATTTCGTGGGGGAGAGGCTGTTTGAACTGCCGGAGCTGAAGCTGCTGGTGGACGCGGTGGAATCCTCCCGCTTTATTACGGCCAAAAAGAGCGAGCGGCTTATTGAAAAGTTGGGTAAGCTCACCAGTGAATCTCATGCCCGCCAGTTGGATCGGCATATTTATATGGAAGGTACCGCCAAACCGGAGAATGAGTGCATCTATTACAGCGTGGATGAGATCCATAACGCCATTCAGGAAAAACGGCAGATCACCTTTCAGTATTACGAATACACCCCGCAGAAAGAAAAGATACTCAAGCATAACGGTTACCGCTATCAGTTCAGCCCGTATGCCCTTATCTGGAGCCGAGATTGCTATTATGCTGTGGGCTGGTCGGAAAAGCACGGAAAGATTGCACAATTTCGGGTGGATCGCATGACGGCAGTCGAACCGCTGGAACATACGGCAGTCCAGACACCGGACTTTGATCCGGCGGAGTATGTCCGCAAGGTGTTTGGGATGTACCCGGACAACCTCTGTACCGTAGAGCTGCTGTGCGATAATGAGGTCATGCGCAGCGTGATCGACCGCTTCGGTGAAAATGTGCAGACGGAAACTGTAGATGAACAGCATTTCCGTGCCACAGTCGAGGTCGCGCCAAGCCCTCCGTTCTTCAGTTGGGTCTTTACCTTTAGCGGTAAGATTCGCATCGTCAGCCCAGCAGCAGTGCTGGAGGAAATGCGGGATATGGCAGCGTGGCTGAAATAA
- a CDS encoding helix-turn-helix domain-containing protein, producing MEQTFGSFVREKRQSIGLSLRTLAAKLDLSPVYLSNIENDRRPAPTRAYLERLEQELHLSKVETEQMLDLAAKSQNNRVSADLPDYIMDREIVRAALRTAKEADATDQEWQEFIDRITQRAKKSKEGGEIDA from the coding sequence TTGGAACAGACATTCGGCAGCTTCGTTCGAGAGAAACGGCAATCTATCGGATTGTCCCTGCGCACACTGGCGGCAAAGCTGGACTTGTCGCCAGTCTATCTGAGCAACATTGAGAACGACCGCAGACCGGCGCCGACGCGCGCATATTTGGAACGGTTGGAGCAGGAACTGCATCTGAGCAAGGTGGAAACCGAGCAGATGCTGGATCTTGCCGCCAAGTCCCAGAATAACCGGGTATCCGCAGACCTGCCGGACTACATCATGGATCGGGAGATCGTCCGGGCCGCGCTCCGCACGGCAAAGGAGGCAGACGCCACAGACCAGGAGTGGCAGGAATTTATCGACCGGATTACCCAGCGCGCAAAGAAATCCAAAGAGGGCGGTGAAATAGACGCATGA
- a CDS encoding ImmA/IrrE family metallo-endopeptidase, producing MKKAYYREQALERIARDVITAYDPRLYYGSPAAIPIEDIIEAQGLVLEYQYLRNNGRVLGETIFDDGLTAIYDRENHRYDLLPVKGGTILIDCSLCEEEASTGRLRFTCAHELGHWLLHKKQFSGTGENAALRSGNESDNTLEVQANLLGSILLLPLPQVKRCFYQLRSGRTNQQLVTDMAGIFQVSKQAMRIRLENHNLL from the coding sequence ATGAAAAAAGCATATTACCGCGAACAGGCGCTGGAGCGGATCGCCCGCGATGTGATCACCGCCTATGACCCCAGACTTTATTACGGTTCCCCCGCAGCCATTCCCATTGAGGACATCATCGAGGCACAGGGGCTGGTGCTGGAGTATCAATATCTGCGGAATAATGGGCGGGTTTTGGGCGAGACAATCTTTGACGACGGTCTCACAGCGATCTATGACCGGGAAAACCACCGCTATGACCTTCTTCCCGTCAAGGGCGGCACCATCCTCATCGACTGCTCTCTCTGCGAAGAGGAAGCATCTACCGGGCGGCTACGCTTTACCTGCGCCCATGAGCTGGGGCACTGGCTGCTCCATAAGAAACAGTTCAGCGGGACCGGCGAAAACGCGGCGCTCCGTTCCGGCAATGAGAGCGACAACACATTGGAAGTGCAGGCGAACCTGCTGGGCTCTATCCTTCTGCTGCCGCTGCCGCAGGTCAAGCGCTGTTTCTATCAGCTGCGCTCCGGACGGACGAACCAACAGCTGGTGACGGATATGGCAGGTATCTTTCAGGTATCCAAACAGGCCATGCGCATTCGGTTGGAGAACCACAACCTGCTGTAA
- a CDS encoding ECF-type sigma factor yields the protein MKKWQEERNYRRVRSEAGEVIANIITVDGMDVEVPEDVYLAYSQADRRERYITEEQSSGKLLSLEQMEEDALLPDYVGAETAPSAETEALEREELRNLAEQKQILLLALLSLKDTDRELINALFFDGVSTREYAQRMGVSQRAVIKRRDRILRDLKKFFENSSK from the coding sequence ATGAAAAAATGGCAGGAAGAACGCAACTACCGGCGCGTTCGAAGCGAAGCCGGTGAAGTGATCGCCAATATCATCACTGTAGACGGCATGGATGTAGAGGTGCCGGAAGATGTGTATCTGGCCTACTCCCAGGCAGACCGCCGTGAGCGCTACATCACGGAGGAACAGTCCTCCGGCAAGCTGCTCTCTCTGGAGCAGATGGAGGAAGATGCGCTTTTGCCGGACTATGTCGGAGCGGAAACGGCCCCCAGTGCTGAAACGGAGGCACTGGAGCGTGAAGAACTTCGGAATCTGGCAGAGCAGAAGCAGATCCTTTTGCTGGCGCTGCTGTCACTAAAGGATACCGACCGGGAACTCATCAACGCCCTGTTCTTCGACGGCGTGTCTACACGGGAATACGCCCAAAGAATGGGCGTCAGCCAGCGGGCGGTCATCAAGCGGAGAGACCGCATCCTGCGGGATCTCAAAAAGTTTTTTGAAAATTCCTCGAAATAA
- a CDS encoding ATP-dependent DNA helicase, with product MNTNDNRLKAHKLIDHIFQDLLPAHGMAQRPEQIQLSHRMLDAMQDGRIALCDAGTGIGKTYAYLAAATAASAFPTGQIARPIIISTSSIALQNAVLTEYLPLLSCVLMADGILTKPLKAVIRKGKSHYVCDERLDRRLRQVNLAKKNPEALAALRTLKETLDMDGVSHLSGYDRERVCVPQVCDCKQRDCRYQRFLKTCDRGQFLFQICNHNLLVADAIHRSEGKRPIFPEHSIIIVDEAHKLPETAQQMLGVTLAAEEIRNLILQLKEERYLLAAEMLEDSTGPLLRKLAQPREEAEPVEACLRLLTAPSCTLPIIQRQIGSLLSPLGSRQLNTVLDAVKLFTSSQTDMIFYTAEDVSTGGAMLCAAAGDITQRIKKILWQPDQAFVLTSGTMAVGSDFRRFKTQAGLEKGHRVMESVSPSPFDYRNNCLLYLPQIPPRQRVEDTDVYFNELTAELVGLIKAASGHALVLFTSYAAMSAVKERLREESLPFPLLTLGRNAPHIIEQFRHTPGAVLLATGAAWEGFDFPGDCVSLLIIPRLPFAYPDARKERELEKYSSLHAFIREVAVPEMQIKLRQGFGRAIRTESDTCVIAILDERACRGRRYAQAVSEALPEMRRTGSLREVTRFLREKKPESYFEVER from the coding sequence ATGAATACCAACGATAACAGGCTGAAAGCCCATAAACTGATCGACCATATTTTTCAGGACCTTCTTCCCGCCCACGGTATGGCACAGCGCCCGGAGCAGATCCAATTGAGCCACCGGATGCTGGACGCCATGCAGGACGGGAGGATCGCCCTGTGCGATGCCGGGACGGGCATTGGCAAGACCTACGCCTATCTGGCGGCTGCCACGGCAGCGTCTGCTTTCCCGACAGGGCAGATCGCCCGCCCCATCATCATTTCCACCTCCAGTATCGCGCTGCAAAACGCGGTGCTGACGGAGTATCTGCCGCTGCTGTCCTGTGTCCTAATGGCGGACGGGATTCTTACCAAGCCACTGAAAGCGGTCATCCGCAAAGGCAAAAGCCATTATGTCTGCGACGAGCGATTGGACAGGCGGCTGCGTCAGGTAAACCTTGCAAAGAAAAATCCGGAAGCGTTGGCAGCGCTCCGGACTCTTAAGGAAACGCTGGACATGGACGGCGTTTCCCATCTCAGCGGCTATGACCGGGAGCGTGTCTGCGTACCGCAGGTCTGTGACTGCAAACAGAGGGACTGCCGCTATCAGAGGTTTCTCAAAACCTGCGACAGAGGTCAATTCCTGTTTCAAATCTGCAATCATAATTTGCTGGTGGCAGACGCTATCCACCGCAGCGAGGGAAAACGCCCTATCTTCCCGGAGCACAGCATCATCATCGTGGATGAAGCCCATAAGCTCCCGGAAACCGCACAGCAGATGCTGGGTGTGACGTTGGCGGCCGAAGAGATACGAAACCTTATCCTTCAGCTAAAAGAGGAACGGTACTTACTGGCGGCAGAAATGCTGGAGGACAGCACCGGCCCTCTGCTACGCAAGCTGGCACAGCCCAGAGAGGAAGCGGAGCCGGTGGAAGCCTGTTTGCGATTGCTGACCGCGCCATCCTGCACACTGCCCATCATCCAGCGGCAGATCGGCAGCCTGCTCTCCCCGCTGGGAAGCCGCCAGCTGAATACGGTGCTGGACGCGGTCAAGCTGTTCACCAGTTCCCAGACAGATATGATTTTTTACACTGCCGAAGATGTCAGCACAGGCGGCGCCATGCTGTGCGCCGCAGCCGGTGATATCACGCAGCGAATAAAAAAGATCCTGTGGCAGCCGGATCAGGCGTTCGTTCTGACCTCCGGCACCATGGCGGTTGGCAGCGATTTCCGCCGTTTCAAAACGCAGGCAGGATTGGAGAAGGGACACCGTGTCATGGAATCCGTTTCTCCATCCCCCTTTGACTATCGGAACAACTGCCTGCTCTACCTTCCGCAAATCCCGCCCCGCCAGAGAGTGGAGGATACGGATGTGTACTTTAATGAGCTGACTGCCGAGCTCGTCGGACTCATCAAAGCAGCTTCCGGTCACGCGCTGGTGCTCTTTACCTCCTACGCAGCCATGTCGGCTGTGAAGGAGCGGCTGCGGGAGGAATCTCTCCCATTCCCATTGCTGACGCTGGGCCGTAACGCGCCCCACATCATTGAACAGTTCCGGCACACGCCGGGAGCGGTGCTGCTGGCCACCGGCGCGGCATGGGAGGGCTTTGATTTCCCCGGCGACTGTGTATCTCTGCTGATCATCCCACGCCTGCCTTTCGCCTACCCAGACGCACGAAAGGAACGGGAATTGGAGAAGTATTCTTCCCTTCACGCATTCATCCGTGAGGTAGCTGTACCGGAGATGCAGATCAAGCTGCGTCAGGGCTTTGGACGGGCCATCCGCACGGAGAGTGATACCTGCGTCATCGCCATTCTGGATGAACGGGCCTGCCGTGGGCGCAGATACGCCCAGGCTGTGAGTGAGGCATTGCCGGAAATGCGGAGGACCGGCAGCCTGCGGGAAGTGACAAGGTTTCTGCGGGAGAAAAAGCCGGAGAGCTATTTTGAGGTAGAAAGATGA
- a CDS encoding SHOCT domain-containing protein: protein MIDAKKELQYRLAVRMLEHLAEIGLLSAEELSYAKRLAREKYSPQTVWE, encoded by the coding sequence ATGATCGACGCAAAGAAAGAATTGCAGTATCGGCTGGCAGTCAGGATGCTGGAGCATCTGGCGGAAATCGGCCTGCTGAGCGCGGAAGAACTGTCTTACGCCAAGAGACTGGCCAGAGAGAAATATTCCCCGCAGACTGTTTGGGAATAG
- a CDS encoding recombinase family protein, with translation MAQVKIIAPQTREAEHLRVAAYCRVSSDSKDQLHSYAAQIRNYTEEIAQHDGWELVDVYADEGLTGTRMDQRDDFNRMMRDCRKGKVDRILVKSVSRFARNTRDCLSALRELSAMGVSVRFEKENIDTKTLTTELMVSVSGSLAQQESISISANQKMSYQRRMERGEFITCTAPYGYRIVNKKDLEIVPEEAATVRWIFDAYLKGRSSGWIAEQLTAKGIPSQSGAECWRETGIRYLLTNEKYIGDALSQKSYSCGFPFVQKRNHGERLQYYTENSHPAIIDRDTFERVQVLLQKKAQKEKKRREKSPLALKIVCGNCGTVFQRRSSQNGYVTWVCRTHDRHAADCPVGRIPETEIHAAFLRMYHRLKSNADIILAPALRQLNTLDTILRQNHPQVLAINRAIAEATEESHKISTLRANGLLDADICAARMNAISARLAQLRGERRRLTENEVIDETMDALRKVEQTLLNGPERLDGFDEELFEHLVEKIIAESQNRIRFRLYGGLELTEQWEVAAR, from the coding sequence ATGGCACAGGTAAAAATCATCGCGCCGCAGACGCGGGAAGCGGAACATCTGCGGGTGGCAGCCTACTGCCGGGTCAGTTCGGACTCCAAGGATCAGCTGCATTCCTACGCCGCCCAGATCCGCAATTATACGGAAGAGATCGCCCAGCATGACGGCTGGGAGCTGGTGGATGTGTATGCCGACGAAGGGCTGACCGGCACCCGGATGGATCAGCGGGATGACTTCAACCGCATGATGCGGGACTGCCGGAAGGGCAAGGTCGACCGCATTTTGGTGAAGTCCGTATCCCGCTTCGCCCGGAATACCAGAGACTGCCTGTCCGCCCTGCGGGAGTTATCCGCCATGGGCGTCAGCGTCCGGTTTGAAAAAGAAAATATCGACACGAAAACGCTCACCACCGAACTGATGGTGAGCGTTTCCGGTTCTCTTGCCCAGCAAGAATCCATCTCCATCTCCGCCAATCAGAAGATGAGCTATCAGCGGCGGATGGAGCGTGGGGAATTTATCACCTGCACCGCCCCTTACGGATACCGAATCGTAAATAAGAAAGACCTTGAGATCGTCCCGGAGGAAGCTGCCACGGTGCGCTGGATCTTCGACGCATACCTCAAGGGGCGCAGCTCCGGATGGATCGCGGAGCAGCTGACGGCGAAAGGCATCCCCTCCCAGTCCGGCGCGGAATGCTGGAGAGAAACGGGGATTCGATACCTGCTGACCAATGAAAAGTACATCGGAGACGCTCTGAGCCAGAAATCCTACAGCTGCGGCTTCCCCTTCGTGCAGAAACGAAATCACGGGGAACGCCTGCAATACTACACGGAGAACTCCCATCCAGCTATTATCGACCGGGACACCTTTGAGCGGGTGCAGGTACTGCTGCAAAAGAAAGCGCAGAAAGAGAAAAAGCGCAGAGAAAAAAGCCCCCTTGCCTTAAAAATCGTTTGCGGGAACTGCGGGACGGTGTTTCAGCGCCGAAGCAGCCAGAACGGATATGTGACCTGGGTCTGCCGAACCCACGACCGCCACGCCGCGGACTGCCCTGTAGGACGCATCCCGGAAACGGAGATCCATGCCGCCTTCCTGCGGATGTACCACAGGCTCAAAAGCAACGCGGACATCATTCTGGCCCCGGCCCTCCGGCAGCTGAACACACTGGACACGATCCTGCGGCAGAATCATCCGCAGGTGCTGGCCATCAACCGGGCCATCGCGGAAGCAACAGAAGAAAGCCATAAGATCAGCACTCTGCGGGCCAATGGCTTGCTGGACGCGGATATCTGCGCCGCCCGCATGAATGCCATCAGCGCCAGACTGGCGCAGCTTCGCGGAGAACGGCGCAGGCTGACAGAGAACGAAGTGATAGACGAAACGATGGATGCGCTCCGCAAGGTGGAGCAGACGCTTCTCAACGGACCGGAACGGCTGGACGGCTTCGATGAAGAGCTGTTCGAACATCTGGTGGAGAAGATCATTGCAGAGTCTCAAAACCGTATCCGCTTCCGGCTTTACGGAGGCTTGGAGCTGACAGAACAATGGGAGGTGGCGGCAAGATGA
- a CDS encoding recombinase family protein, with protein sequence MINRKVLYGYQIQNGTLEIVPEEQRAVSMVFTLYNAGASYQAISDALNRQGIPYCREVPLWNKHKVKRLLENPRYTGKEEYPILVEADIFQAAQEKMAEKNARKQSHGEKPAIARLTSYFRCTCGGKMTRLGGGWQNSGKLYLRCEGCGNTAVMDMETTVNGIVRQFRDHEQHSCTAYTPSAEVMRLDNAINRGLEQPDSPEAVMALILQGAAARYACCPEPSAESEPSDSLTEADWRRFQRAVSHITISQDTEVTLIFTDKKATGKDE encoded by the coding sequence ATGATCAATCGCAAGGTGTTATACGGCTATCAGATCCAAAACGGCACGTTGGAAATCGTGCCGGAGGAGCAGCGGGCCGTCAGTATGGTCTTTACGCTCTATAACGCCGGGGCTTCCTATCAGGCCATCTCGGACGCCTTGAACCGGCAGGGTATTCCGTATTGCCGGGAAGTGCCGCTCTGGAACAAGCATAAGGTAAAGCGCCTTTTGGAAAATCCCCGTTACACCGGTAAGGAGGAATACCCCATACTGGTGGAAGCGGATATTTTCCAAGCGGCGCAGGAAAAGATGGCGGAAAAGAATGCCAGGAAGCAGTCCCACGGAGAGAAGCCTGCCATTGCGCGGTTGACTTCATACTTCCGCTGCACCTGCGGCGGGAAGATGACCCGGCTGGGCGGCGGCTGGCAGAATAGCGGCAAGCTGTATCTGAGATGCGAAGGCTGCGGGAATACCGCGGTCATGGACATGGAGACGACGGTAAACGGGATCGTCCGGCAGTTCCGGGACCATGAACAGCACAGCTGTACCGCCTACACGCCCTCTGCGGAGGTCATGCGGCTGGACAATGCCATCAACCGGGGGCTGGAGCAGCCAGACTCGCCGGAAGCGGTGATGGCGCTGATCCTGCAGGGTGCGGCAGCGCGGTATGCCTGCTGTCCAGAGCCGTCTGCCGAATCTGAGCCGTCAGATAGTCTGACAGAGGCGGATTGGAGACGCTTCCAACGAGCGGTTTCCCATATCACCATCTCACAGGATACCGAAGTAACTCTTATATTTACGGATAAAAAAGCGACAGGAAAGGACGAATGA
- a CDS encoding recombinase family protein, giving the protein MEATAATLERRVRVIPATRKPEELHRHHDGKMRVAAYCRVSTDSEEQLNSYEAQKTYYTQKIQDSPDWEMAGVYADEGISGTSLKKRTQFNKMITACKRGHIDLIITKSLSRFARNTVDCLDTVRLLKANGIGVYFEKENINTLTESSEFLITLFSGFAQAESESLSKNVAWGKQKSAEAGKVTFQYKKMLGYRKGADGQPEIVPEEAEIIRRIYHRYLDGCTLGKIKRELEEDGVPTAQGVERWSPSIIHNILTNEKYIGDALLQKTYVTDCINKKVKKNRGERTMYYVENSHPAIVSRDLFNQVQQEMTRRSSKRKVLQKSGKTELGKYSGKYALTELLVCGECGSPYKRVTWARNGKKRIVWRCVSRLEFGTKYCQHSPTLDEGKLHSAILAAMNEYAAIRQEVCPDVLAMAEEARQALSQAGARLLQLKKRMDAVSREQSDVLDRLLINMADTELNARMKALTDEKESLKAQIADAQQAEVNLEEQAARRRQMWDSIMECAAGYTEFDNELVRQVIQKITVEDAETIHIHFRDSDVVLEQEVE; this is encoded by the coding sequence ATGGAAGCGACAGCAGCTACCTTAGAGCGGCGGGTTCGGGTGATCCCCGCAACCAGAAAACCGGAAGAACTGCACAGACACCATGACGGAAAAATGCGCGTAGCGGCCTACTGCCGCGTCTCGACGGACAGCGAAGAGCAGCTCAACAGCTATGAGGCGCAAAAGACCTACTACACCCAGAAGATCCAGGACAGCCCGGACTGGGAGATGGCAGGGGTCTATGCCGATGAGGGCATCTCCGGCACCAGCCTGAAAAAACGGACGCAGTTCAACAAGATGATCACCGCCTGCAAGCGGGGACACATCGACCTCATCATCACCAAGTCTCTCTCCCGCTTTGCCAGAAACACGGTGGATTGTCTGGATACGGTGCGGCTCCTGAAAGCAAACGGCATTGGGGTGTACTTCGAGAAGGAAAACATCAACACCCTCACGGAATCCAGCGAATTTCTCATTACTCTGTTCAGCGGCTTCGCCCAGGCGGAATCCGAGTCTCTCAGCAAGAATGTCGCGTGGGGAAAGCAGAAGAGCGCGGAGGCGGGAAAGGTCACCTTCCAGTACAAGAAGATGCTGGGATACCGGAAGGGGGCGGACGGACAGCCGGAGATCGTACCGGAGGAAGCGGAGATCATCCGCCGCATTTACCATAGGTATCTGGACGGCTGCACCCTGGGAAAGATCAAGCGGGAGCTGGAGGAGGACGGTGTTCCCACCGCACAGGGTGTAGAGCGCTGGTCTCCCTCCATCATCCACAATATCCTGACCAATGAAAAGTACATTGGAGACGCCCTGCTGCAGAAAACCTATGTGACGGACTGCATCAACAAAAAGGTCAAAAAGAACCGTGGTGAACGCACGATGTACTATGTGGAGAACAGCCATCCGGCCATTGTCTCAAGGGACCTGTTCAATCAGGTGCAGCAGGAGATGACGCGCCGGTCCAGCAAGCGGAAGGTGCTGCAAAAGAGCGGAAAAACGGAACTTGGAAAATACTCCGGTAAATACGCGCTGACAGAACTGTTGGTGTGCGGCGAGTGTGGCTCCCCCTACAAGCGGGTCACATGGGCCAGAAATGGGAAAAAGCGCATCGTGTGGCGCTGTGTCTCCCGGCTGGAGTTCGGTACAAAATACTGCCAGCACTCTCCGACACTGGATGAAGGCAAGCTGCACAGCGCCATCCTCGCGGCCATGAACGAGTACGCCGCCATCCGGCAGGAGGTCTGCCCCGATGTGCTGGCCATGGCGGAGGAAGCCAGGCAGGCGTTATCTCAGGCCGGTGCACGGCTGCTGCAGCTGAAGAAGCGTATGGATGCGGTGAGCCGGGAGCAAAGCGATGTGCTGGATCGGCTGCTCATCAACATGGCCGATACCGAGCTGAATGCCAGAATGAAAGCGCTGACGGATGAGAAGGAATCCCTTAAGGCGCAGATCGCAGACGCGCAGCAGGCAGAGGTCAATCTGGAGGAACAGGCTGCCAGACGCCGGCAGATGTGGGACAGTATCATGGAATGCGCCGCGGGCTACACGGAATTTGACAATGAGCTCGTCCGGCAGGTCATCCAAAAGATCACGGTGGAGGATGCGGAAACCATCCACATCCACTTCCGAGACTCGGATGTGGTGCTGGAACAGGAAGTAGAATGA